TTAATTTTTTTATTTTAACAAACTCTGCCCGGACGGGTTGTGCCCTCGCCTAGCGTTCTGGTTCAGCGCCTTGGACACGGTCTCAAGAAACCGATCATTGCTGTGTTTTGCCCTTCTCCTGACCCATCAGCCACCTCCTTGCGTAACCCAGAGGATTCTTGGAATCAAATTCACCGCGGGTGCTCTGGTGCGCGGCTTCCAGCGGAAATTTGGGTTTTCGGTCCATGGTGAGGAGGCCGTTTTGCTCCTGATAAGTGTCGGTCAGCTGGGTGTAACAGAACCCATGCAACCCTTTGAGGTCGATGGTTTTTCGCAATGCGGTCAGCAGGAGGTGGTACTGGCTTTGAAAATCTTCCGGGGTGCTGGCCGAGGTGTACCCCCAGCCCCCTTCGGAGGGGCTGCACAGGATGCCTCCAAACTCACTGAGGATCACCGGTTTCTGGCCGGGCTCAAACCCCTCAAGGCGCTGCTGGCGCCCTCCCGGCCAGAGTTGCCAGTGGGTCTGCTCGATGGATTCGGGGCTGTGGTAGCGCTCGAACAGCTTTTCAGGGCTCGGGTCGTAATCGTGGAGGGTGTAGAGGTCTCCGGTGACCTGCTCCCAGCCGTCGTTGGCACTGACCGGACGGGTGCCGTCCAGCGTGTGGGTCAGGTGGTACAGGGTGTGCTGGTAATGGCGGGTGGCGGGGTTCTCTGCAAGCTCGGGCAGGCCCCACGATTCATTGAACGGCACCCACACCACAATGCACGGATGGGATACGTCCCGATGGATCACTTCATGCCACGTCTGCAGAGCCTTGTGAACCGCTTTTTCCCCGAAGGCGTAATGGCTGGGCAACTCCTCCCACACCAGCAGCCCGATTTCATCGCACCAGCGCAGGAATTCCGGGCTTTCGATTTTCTGGTGTTTGCGCACCCCATTGAACCCGAGTTTGCGGGTCAGTTCCACATCCTCTTTCAGTTCGGCACTTGTGGCCGTGAGTCCCCCTTCCGTCCAGATCCCCTGATCGAGCACCAGACGCAAGGGATACGGTCTGCCGTTGAGCATGAATCGGCGTCCCCGAGCTCCAAATTGCCGCATGGCGGTGTAGGAGGTCACCCGGTCGGTCTGCCCACCGGCCTTCAGGGTGAGGGTGGCGTGCAGCAAACGGGGATGCTCGGGAAACCACAGCAGGTCGTCGCGCAGGTCGTCGATGCCGGGGTCCGGGAAGTGCAGGGTGCGTTCCAGCACCTGACCTTGCACCCGGCAGGTGTCGGAAATCAGGTCTTCGATTTCGAGGTGCAGTTCCCCGTCCACTTTTGCACTGAATTCCACACGCACGGTCAGGGTGAAACGGGACACGTCCGGGGTCCAGCGCACGTTCTGGATGTGCAGCTCTGGCACTTTTTCCAGCCACACGGTTTGCCAGAGGCCACTGGTTCTGGGGTACCAGATGGCGTGCGGGGTTTCCTGCCAGTCCTGCTTGCCCCTCGGGAGGTGGAGGTCCTGAGGATCGTCCAGCACATGTACCGCCAGCACCAGATCTTCAGTGGGATTTTCTTGCACCTGCCCAGTGATGTCAAAGGAAAAGGGGGTGTACCCTCCTTCATGTGTGCCGATGGGGTGCCCATTCAGATACACATGGGCCGTTTCATCTGCCGCGCCGAAATGCAAGATCAGGCGCTCGTCTGGCCCGGGCAGAAAACCCTCCAGTGGCACGGTGCGCCGGTACCAGAGCGAAGGATGAAACCCCATGTCGTGAATCCCGCTCCTCGGGGTCTCGGGGGCGTAAGGGACCTGAATTTTCCGGTCAAAGTGCACGTTTCTGAGGTGTCTCTCCTCACTGAAGGCAAAGTCCCACGTTCCATTCAGGGAGCAGAAAGATTCCCGTTTCAGGAGGGGACGGGGGTAAAAATCAGGCATGCTCCTCCTCCAGAAAATTCACCTGCTGCACCCTCTGGCCGCTGATTTTCAGGCTGAGCACCTGATGGGCTTTCAGGTGCACGGGCACCTCCCTGTCCATGAGTTTCAGGGTCCCGGAGGTGCCCTGTCCGGTGGTTTCATGGATGCGCAGCACCATGCCGTTCCCGTCTTCGGCCCCTTTCCATGCGGTGATGTGCAGGTGCTCGGGTTGGATGGACAGGAAAGAGTGGGTTTGTGGGAGGGTGCCAGCGTGCACGTGTTCCCGCACGAACGGCAAAGGCGCATTGAGGGCGTGGGCTTTCTGGGGAACCTGCGCGGCCCTCCAGTCTCCGGCGTGGGGCACCAGACTCCAGTGGAAGGTCTGTTTTCCCTGATCCTGCACGGGGTACTGCCACTCTGGGTCCAGTTTCGCCGGGTCGTGGTGGGCGTGCACAGCGCTCCGCAGCACGGTGAGCCGCAAGTCTCCGCCCAGCACACTTCCAGAGGCTTTTCCGTCGTTTAGAAGAACAAGCCCGGCCTGCATGGGGACCCCTCTGGCATTCCTGAGGGTGCCCGAGACATCCAGCCATGCTTGCAGGGGTTCTTCTTCGCCGTCTGTCGGGCGCACCACCGAACCGTAAGGCACTTCGAAAGTGGCGGTGGTGTCTGCCAGGCCTGTGGGAAAAGCCAGTTGCACTGCCATGTGCTGTCCGTGCCAGTCGAGGTGGGTGGTCCCGTCAATCTGCGGGCTTTCCCGGTACAGGGAAAAGTCCTGATGGGCGGTGGAATTTCCGTACCTCAGGTGTGCCCGAACGGTGGCGCGCACCGGTCCCTCTTCCAGCACGGTGAGTCCTTCGCACTGGAACACCCCGAGCAGGTGACGCAAAGACTTGATGCCGTGCCCCCACGTGTCGGTGGAGTCGTGCATCACCAGCAGTTGCCCACCTGCCCCGGAGAGCAGTTCAAGGTCCTGTTGTTTGTCTTTCAGGGACTTCAGGCTCCCGGTGTGGGGGTTCAGTTCCAGCCTCCACCACTGGTTTTCCAGCACTGTAGAGGTGACCTGAAGCATTCCCAGACCTTCTGGCACGGGTGCAGCAGGACGGTCCACAATCCGGTACATCCGGTAACCCAGAGGGGGCACCGTCACATGGAACAGCACCCTCGGGCGGCCCCCGGAGGCGCTCTCTGGAGCGGTGAACTGGTGGTGGAGGCTGTTGCCGTTTTCGTCCATCACCAGCAGGTCTTCGGTGTGCCAGTCGTTGATTTCCACAAAGAGGGTTTCGGAGCGTTCAAAACTGGAGGGGTTGAAGACCACCACCGGCACCCCATCCCCGTAATCCGTGACCCACCCCGAGAAATCCCATCTGGTGGAGCGGATCACCTCGGGAACGTCCTGCTGGTTCAGGCGGGTGTCCATCCCATCTGCGAGGGTTTGCATGGCCACAAAAGCCCAGTGGTGGGCGGTGGCAAGGGTTTCGCCCAGTTCGTTTCTGGCGTCCTGATAGGCGC
This genomic stretch from Deinococcus misasensis DSM 22328 harbors:
- a CDS encoding glycoside hydrolase family 2 protein, whose amino-acid sequence is MPDFYPRPLLKRESFCSLNGTWDFAFSEERHLRNVHFDRKIQVPYAPETPRSGIHDMGFHPSLWYRRTVPLEGFLPGPDERLILHFGAADETAHVYLNGHPIGTHEGGYTPFSFDITGQVQENPTEDLVLAVHVLDDPQDLHLPRGKQDWQETPHAIWYPRTSGLWQTVWLEKVPELHIQNVRWTPDVSRFTLTVRVEFSAKVDGELHLEIEDLISDTCRVQGQVLERTLHFPDPGIDDLRDDLLWFPEHPRLLHATLTLKAGGQTDRVTSYTAMRQFGARGRRFMLNGRPYPLRLVLDQGIWTEGGLTATSAELKEDVELTRKLGFNGVRKHQKIESPEFLRWCDEIGLLVWEELPSHYAFGEKAVHKALQTWHEVIHRDVSHPCIVVWVPFNESWGLPELAENPATRHYQHTLYHLTHTLDGTRPVSANDGWEQVTGDLYTLHDYDPSPEKLFERYHSPESIEQTHWQLWPGGRQQRLEGFEPGQKPVILSEFGGILCSPSEGGWGYTSASTPEDFQSQYHLLLTALRKTIDLKGLHGFCYTQLTDTYQEQNGLLTMDRKPKFPLEAAHQSTRGEFDSKNPLGYARRWLMGQEKGKTQQ
- a CDS encoding alpha-mannosidase, encoding MNLRSKDLTFTLIGHAHIDPVWLWNWQEGYETVKATFRSALDRLKENPDMVFVHSSVAQYAWMENHPTLLQEIREAVQRGQWEPVGGWWVEPDVNLPHGEALARQGLYGQRELERLVGRKATVAFLPDSFGHPATLPQLFAQSGLKSFVFMRPGANEIELPSHLFFWKGLDGTQILSWHVECYNTSPKFIDTSLERNLHWRPEHLTEWAGLFGVGNHGGGPTIKAIESIRRLNDSPDWPTLKLGSLEGFFERMENLPHPTHEGEMQHHARGCYAAHSEIKRLNRKAEHALMTAEKLCSMATEQGMTYPASELTRAWKRLLFNQFHDILAGSSIESAYQDARNELGETLATAHHWAFVAMQTLADGMDTRLNQQDVPEVIRSTRWDFSGWVTDYGDGVPVVVFNPSSFERSETLFVEINDWHTEDLLVMDENGNSLHHQFTAPESASGGRPRVLFHVTVPPLGYRMYRIVDRPAAPVPEGLGMLQVTSTVLENQWWRLELNPHTGSLKSLKDKQQDLELLSGAGGQLLVMHDSTDTWGHGIKSLRHLLGVFQCEGLTVLEEGPVRATVRAHLRYGNSTAHQDFSLYRESPQIDGTTHLDWHGQHMAVQLAFPTGLADTTATFEVPYGSVVRPTDGEEEPLQAWLDVSGTLRNARGVPMQAGLVLLNDGKASGSVLGGDLRLTVLRSAVHAHHDPAKLDPEWQYPVQDQGKQTFHWSLVPHAGDWRAAQVPQKAHALNAPLPFVREHVHAGTLPQTHSFLSIQPEHLHITAWKGAEDGNGMVLRIHETTGQGTSGTLKLMDREVPVHLKAHQVLSLKISGQRVQQVNFLEEEHA